Within the [Enterobacter] lignolyticus SCF1 genome, the region GACCAGCCGAGTTTAGAGCTTAATGTGTTGAAATAGCTATAGTCTTTGGGGTGAATCAGGTTGAGATGGTAGTCGCAGCGGCGGATTAAAACGTCTTCACCTTCCTGAATCGGCAGCGCTATCTGGCTGTCGCAGCTGATCTCAAGATCGCTGCGGCGGTGCGAAAAGCGCAGGCGAATCGTACTGCTGCTGTTGATGACCAGCGGACGCGCCGAAAGGGTATGCGGGAACATCGGCACCAGGGTGATGGCGTCCAGCGACGGCGTCAGAATCGGGCCGCCCGCCGACAGCGAGTAGGCGGTAGAGCCGGTCGGCGTTGAGATAATCAGCCCGTCAGAGCGCTGGGAAAAGGCAAACACTTCGTCAATGTAGACTTCAAATTCAATCATATGCGCCACTTTGCCGGGGTGGAGCACCACTTCGTTGATGGCGGTACTGATGCGCTTCTGGCAGTCCTGCTGGCACACCTGCGCCTCCAGCAGGAAGCGTTTTTCCGCAATGTAGTGGCCTTCGAGTACGTCCGCGAGCTGCTGGTGCGCGTTATCCGGGTCGAGGTCGGTCAGAAAGCCCAGATTGCCGCGGTTGATGCCGATAACCTTGATGTCGTAGCGCGCCAGCGTGCGCGCGGCGCCGAGCATATTGCCGTCGCCGCCGACCACCACCGCGAGGTCCGCCTGCTGGCCGATTTCCGCCAGCGTGCCGGTTGCGACGTTTTTGAGCTGTAGCTCGTGGGCGATCTGTTGCTCCACCATTACCGTGTAGCCTTTGGAGCACAGCCAGCGATAAAGCATTTCATGTGTGGTGAGCGCGGTAGGGTGACGGGGATGGCCGACAATACCGATACACTTGAAATGATTGTTCATTTTCTGGAGGTCCTTGTGCCGAATGAATGATGACAATGTGGCGGCTTCCCTTGAAACCCGCAAACCGATCCCCATAATAAGCGAAGTCAGCGAGATGAATACGAAAAAACGCGGAGAAATTCATGAGTAGTAAAGAACAGAAAACGCCTGAGGGGCAAGCCCCGGAAGAAACTATCAAGGACCAGCACGAAGAGGTTGAGGCGGTAGAGCCTGGAGCTTCTGCTGAGCAGGTGGATCCGCGCGATGAAAAAATTGCGAATCTGGAAGCTCAGCTCGTCGAGGCCCAGAACCGCGAGCGCGACGGCGTCCTGCGCGTTAAGGCAGAGATGGAAAACCTGCGTCGTCGTACTGAACTGGATGTCGAAAAGGCGCATAAATTTGCGCTGGAGAAGTTTGTGAACGAACTTCTGCCGGTTATCGACAGCCTGGATCGCGCACTGGAAGTGGCTGATAAATCAAACCCGGACCTGACGCCGATGGTGGAAGGTATTGAGCTGACGCTGAAGTCGATGCTCGACGTGGTGCGTAAGTTTGGCGTGGAAGTCGTGGGCGACATCAATGTGCCGATGGATCCGAACGTGCATCAGGCGATTGCCATGGTTGAGTCTGACGACGTGGCGCCGGGCAATGTCCTGATGGTGATGCAGAAGGGCTATACCCTGAACGGGCGCACGATTCGCGCCGCGATGGTGTCTGTCGCGAAAGCCAAAGGCTGATATTACCGTTCGCCGTATGCAAACCCCCTCCGTCGCGGAGGGGGTTTTTTGTTATTCCGCCACGCTTTCCCGCAGCGATTTTACCGGCACCACTTTCACCTGCTTAATCATATTCTCCTGCACATCAAGAATATCGATGTCGTAGTGGTTGATGCGCACGCGCGTGCCGATGGCGGGAATTTCCTCCAGCGCTTCCAGAATGATGCCGTTAATCGTACGGGCGTCATCCTCCGGCAGGTGCCAGTTGAAGGCCTTATTCAGCTCGCGCACGTTGGCGCTGCCGTCGATAATCACCGAACCGTCGTTCTGCGGGGTTACCTCCTCCGCCAGCGAAGGCGAC harbors:
- the nadK gene encoding NAD(+) kinase; this translates as MNNHFKCIGIVGHPRHPTALTTHEMLYRWLCSKGYTVMVEQQIAHELQLKNVATGTLAEIGQQADLAVVVGGDGNMLGAARTLARYDIKVIGINRGNLGFLTDLDPDNAHQQLADVLEGHYIAEKRFLLEAQVCQQDCQKRISTAINEVVLHPGKVAHMIEFEVYIDEVFAFSQRSDGLIISTPTGSTAYSLSAGGPILTPSLDAITLVPMFPHTLSARPLVINSSSTIRLRFSHRRSDLEISCDSQIALPIQEGEDVLIRRCDYHLNLIHPKDYSYFNTLSSKLGWSKKLF
- the grpE gene encoding nucleotide exchange factor GrpE — protein: MSSKEQKTPEGQAPEETIKDQHEEVEAVEPGASAEQVDPRDEKIANLEAQLVEAQNRERDGVLRVKAEMENLRRRTELDVEKAHKFALEKFVNELLPVIDSLDRALEVADKSNPDLTPMVEGIELTLKSMLDVVRKFGVEVVGDINVPMDPNVHQAIAMVESDDVAPGNVLMVMQKGYTLNGRTIRAAMVSVAKAKG